Below is a genomic region from Pseudochaenichthys georgianus chromosome 13, fPseGeo1.2, whole genome shotgun sequence.
ACATACTCTGCCAGGCTGTTGAGAGCCGTCTCCTCGCTCTTGGACTGGATGACATTGTCCCCCTTCCTTGAGGGCTTCTTAGTGGCCCGTGACAGCTTTCTCCGGAAGGTATCTCCAGCCAGGAAGTAAAGAATAGGATCCACACAGCTATTGAGGCTGGCCAGCCCCCGTGTCACCTGGTATGTGGCGTAGACACGGTTGTTAAAATCACACATGTCCGGGCTCTGGAAGTACAGCCTGGCTCTCATGTTGAGGTTCTTCATCACATGGAAAGGCAAGTATGAGACGGCGAAGACTGCAAGCACGATGATAACCAGGTGGATAGATTTCTGCCGCAGGGGAGCGTTGTTCATATCATTGTAGATTAATGCGTTGACGATCATGCCATAGCAACATAATATGATAAGGAAGGGGATACAGAACCCGAACACAGTCAAAGTCATGCTGTAGATAAAATAACCGGGTAACTCATCTTCAGTGGTGGTGTCATAACAAGTGGTGGCATTACGCTTCAAGCCAGTCCTAGAATAATATAAGATGGGGGAGATAGCTATAATAACCACCACCCACACCAACGCGCTGGTAATAACTGCATCTTTCTTTTTTAGTCTGCCCAGAGACTTAAGCGGGTGCACAACCCCGGTGTACCTGTGAACACTGATGCAGGTCAGAAACAGAATACTCCCATAGAGATTCACGTGGAAAATGAAACGCTGCAGTCGGCACAGAATATCCCCGAATATCCAGTCTGTTTTGTTGAAGTAGTAGAAGATGAGGAATGGCAGAGAGAGGACGTAGCAGAAGTCAGCCAGAGCCAGGTTGAACATGTAGACGGAGATGCTGCTCCAGGGTCTCATGTGGCACACAAACATCCAAATGGCCAGGCTGTTGCCCACCAGCCCTGTGAGGAAGACCATGATGTAAACAGTGGGCAGGTAGTAGAACTGGAAACCGGTTTTGGTGAGGGAACATCCTCTCGTGTGATTGTGGATATCTGATACATTCAGCAGGGAGGTCAAGTTCAGGTCCGTGGTCATGGTGTCAGGGGCAGAGGAAGGTCCTTTTACTGCATGAGAGGGGTGGACAGAAAGGAAATAGTAGGTATTTAATTATGGGCAGATTTGAACACAAAATTATAGGTTGAATATTTCAGTGATATGTTGGTATATCCCTAGTCATTATGTTTCAATGTAAAGGCGTTTGCATTCAAAACCGGTCGTGCTCAAACTCCACGTTTAAGCTCCAAATGTAATGTTGCGGAACGCCTATGTTCAATCTAACAAACACTGAAgtgtacgcacacacacacacggccacATACACgaccacacgcacacgcacacacgaccacacgcacagagagagagagagagagagagagagagaaagagagagagagagaaagagagaggaataATAAACCTATTACAACACTCACCGCTGAGTTAGACTTGTTTTCCACATTCCTATAGCCTTAACAATTGCAAAGATGTCAGTCAACACGCGGATGGTACGTTACGAGCTGTCAGGTGTCATCGTTCAGTCTCCTAACTGTGTTggaaattgtttaaaagttgcGATATCCTTCAGGTTTCCTCAAGGGGAAAATGGTTTGCCGTTCGTCACGCGGAGCCTCGATTTCCCACAGCAGCGGCAGCGGGGCGAACAGAGACAGCTGCAGGCTCTGGCACGAAGATCAGGAATTGCAAGCAGGCTCCGTAAAGCGAGAGGCTCTGTGCGCTGTGGAGAGGGGAGGTGCGCACCACACTAAACCACAGTGCCGCTTCCCGTCTCCCGTGCGCGCTCTTTCAGTTCCTCCCTCCTCTCATTGGACTCTTATCAGATTTGAGCAGCCAGCACGAGCAGCAGTCTATATATACTATACAGAAATTAGATTTTTCCTCAACGAAGTTATTGTTTGCTCTTATTTGCCATCACACCAGAATAATAATGACACCATTTACTTATTATGCTTGTGATTTTACCACAAGATGTGATAATtgtattactactactactactacttctgtTTCAATTCAAAATATCATGAAGAAATACTAGACCCTTATATCACAGTGGGAATAGTGTACATTACCAGGTGATATTGTTGATATGGACAAAGCAATAATGGACTATAAGTCATGGTTTTAAGGTTTGTCATTGCAATTGCATTTGAAGGATTCAATGAAAGGCCCCTTCTCACAATGTCAGAAATTGCAGAAACTTTAAAAAAACGAATAACTTTTTGTATCAAGACAGTCACTTTGTTTCTCCCAAAAGGCTGATGCAGACAGCTGGATGTGTGGAACCAAGGACAAGGCAAACACTGGCAGAGGCAGCAGACCGAGGGAGCTCACTGAATACTAGTGAAGAGAGCTGGCAGTAAGGAGAGATAGAGAAAGACAACGGTTCAGTTCATTATGCTGTGATGCCAAACATTCGAACATTTTCAAAAGAGGGAGTTAGCCAAGACTGTAGCAAATGATCTAACGACACCGCTAATACATGTCCTCCATGACATGTGTGGTCCATTAGgtgaacctgttaagccccaaagccCCCCTCAACAggctttcttttttctttcacgacactgtgtctcagggcatcttaatatttaagaacatattaatgtgttataccagattaacgggaataatctcagctaactgaagatacaaaccatttttaccaaaacaaaacacaagtctcataagaagcatctaaatgacccctgagcgaaaaaatgctaacgcactttagcacagaactcaagataaaagtacccttattacttatcgtagctgcacatacaagatatccgattaaagctaaGGTTCCACATATTATTtaggtatagtatcatcactaagtgatccgaactcgcgaaactcagacatcacaacacgtacctttacggagcttttacgggaggtcgtctcaccgtagctgtcaatctgatcaaaagacttgttcaatggcattaaaacgagaaaaaacgtgactgaatcggttaatccataggttgataatgtttctgtggaactgaaataattatttataatccataattcaatttttatgtaaaaatcggagagtaaaagttagctgctaattgtagccaccagagttatcgaagcttccggttttggctatgcgtcagtctcacacacacaccttaccaaataaggagtatgtgggagttcccctcgattccattggctctgacggttagaaagagatgtcaatcagcaaaatcgagcaaggggggccagagatatggaaaatccacccaaatgaccccagaagtgggtattttggtgctaaatctctcttaaaaggtcaaatttcacttgttttacatcaatcttgatacagggtacttattatatgttgtagtttggattcctaaagcttttagtctaccatcccatcattcaagggtggttttcactataagtaaaaaaaaatgtggacGTGCACAATAATTTAATTtgctttactgtgttcaatctgaattcactttaaaaataaaaacatctatattgattctgacacctctacatccaactcacaggtgtaaccttgctttgagaaaaaagattattaatttaaccctttagaAGGGAAAATATGGtcctttgttctgggaatgtcattttggagcctgagacctgaaaaacaggctcggggcttaacaggttttaaGTGGCTTTTTCATGCCATTACATCACTTagcaatttatttatttatttgtatttgaaaccacaaaacaaacacatcaGCAAAGCAACCGATAGATAAAACATATTGAGTTTAGCATGTCCTTCTAAACTAACCCGTAGAAAACAGACACAAAACAAAAGTAACATTTCATTTGACCATGCCTGTGGTTTCCGAATAACTTTTTATGAAGGAACTgatatgtatcaataatttctTAGCAAGTTTCCTGGAAAGGATGTAATAAAATAGTTGATCTACATTCTGCTGGCTATGATTATTGTGCAGTGAAAATTCGATACTCCTACTTTCAATGCTTCGAATAATATTAAAAGGATATCTAGCTAACATGCTGTTTAGACTGAGCTGCAGAAGCCACCAAGACAAAGTTGTGTACAATTGTTATAATTACAAACCTGAAGAAACTCAACTGTACAATTGTACCTGTCCCATAAATGTGACATGTCATTTCTCATGATTACATATCTTTATATATAGAGGAACAGTCAAAGTCCCAGTCAGAGCCATGTGTAAAAGTAAGACAATAATGTATGTTATGGAAtaatttgcttaggtattcaacctttgaCACACTCATCATTTTCTCTTCTCACTGTCTTCTTTCCCATGGCATAGGTatacggccttgggtattgctgctatctctcttaaggaggggcTGCTTGGGCACATTGTTTTTGCCAGTCCATGAGGTAGTGTACTGTTCAGGGACGAAGGTTCCCTGGCGCGCATTCTTTtctatggacgagagctctagttagattcagggtccataatgtttagtctcactgatgaagaatgttgattattacactctgaactagttaaaacctcgagctacagaaggagttcttcagaattggtttggcaaccgctgtgtcaactcgtgactaggggtgcaacaactaatcgactaaatcgattaaaatcgatgaccaaattagttgccaactaattcagttgtcgattcgttggtgacgtcatcacgtgtgttttacacgCCGTTgagctccaacgt
It encodes:
- the p2ry1 gene encoding P2Y purinoceptor 1 — protein: MTTDLNLTSLLNVSDIHNHTRGCSLTKTGFQFYYLPTVYIMVFLTGLVGNSLAIWMFVCHMRPWSSISVYMFNLALADFCYVLSLPFLIFYYFNKTDWIFGDILCRLQRFIFHVNLYGSILFLTCISVHRYTGVVHPLKSLGRLKKKDAVITSALVWVVVIIAISPILYYSRTGLKRNATTCYDTTTEDELPGYFIYSMTLTVFGFCIPFLIILCCYGMIVNALIYNDMNNAPLRQKSIHLVIIVLAVFAVSYLPFHVMKNLNMRARLYFQSPDMCDFNNRVYATYQVTRGLASLNSCVDPILYFLAGDTFRRKLSRATKKPSRKGDNVIQSKSEETALNSLAEYVENGDRRL